The window AAAGAAAGAGAGGCCACAACTAAGGTGGTGGTCAATGCCAAGACAGATCCTGCTCTTTTCCTGATCTATGTGCTTTGCCCTGCGGACCGGAGCGAACCCTGTGACTTAACGGTGAAGCGGAACGGCAAATGGCTGCTGGATAAGAAGAGCGGAGAGCAATTTCATATGTCGGTCCTGGCCCGCTCAATACGGGGCGGCAGCCGAAGTACGATCAGCCGGAGATTACGGGTCAATCATGATACGCCTCAGGGAATTTATACCATTTGGGGCGCTGTCAGCGGAGGCGGCGATTCCCCCTGGTTTCAGACAACCCGGATTGATCTTGATGCGGCTATGCCACCGATCAACGTGCAGCCGTATCCGATCAATTCCTTTCTCCTTTCCCGTATTGTCCCTGAGTCTGCTCTGGATGACTATTGGATCAATGAATGGCCTCTTGCCTATACCCTCGGACGCATAGCTTTGCGCATTGCCCCTGGTGATTTCGAGGCCAAACAATCTACGAGTCATCTGCAAGCTTCAGGGACTTCTCCCTTGCATCCCACCCACGGCTGTATTAATACGGGTAATCAGCAGGAGCAATTACTCCAGATGCTTCTGGAGGCAGGCGTTTTTCACAAGGATGATTTCATACTCCAACCAGGAACGACAGGAAAGAGATGGTCTGTTGCTGCCAAGTTGGGTAAGGCCTTTGTGATTCTTAAGGATCGTGATGAGCGTGATACTGTAAATGTAAAGGTAAGGAAATAATGGTAAGGAAAAAGCGCTTTGACAAGGAAAATTGTTCTGCTGCCTTTGACTTGCCAGCTTGGGCCCTTGCTGCCCTGCATGAGCTTCCGGAATACCTGCCCACAGAAGAAGAGCGCATGGCTGTAGTGCTTGATTTTGCCCGCAGGAATTTTCAGGAGAAAACCGGAGGACCCTTTGCCGCCGGGGTTTTTGAGCGGGACTCAGGGCGTTTGGTGGTCATCGGGGTGAATCGGGTTATGCCCAGTACCTGTTCTTCAGCCCATGCAGAAATTGTTGCCCTTTCCCTGGCCCAGAAGCTCTTGGATGTGTATGATTTGGGAGCGTCCGGTCTGCCAGCCCATCAGCTTGTTGTGAACTGGCAGCCTTGCAGTATGTGTTTTGGCGCGGTACTTTGGTCGGGTATACGCTCTTTGGTTATTGCTGGTTCAGGCCCGGAACTGGAAAAGATTACAGGATTTGATGAGGGGCCAGTGCATCCCGCCTGGCGTGCTGAACTGGAGCAACGGGGCATAGAAGTGCGGGAAAATATTCTGCGGCAGAAAGCAATAGAGGTCTTTGAAGAATTTTCAGCCGATGACGGCTTTGTCTATAATGCACGGCTCGGTCAGGCATGTTCTGATGGGCACAAAATAAAATGATCTTTGGTGTGAAAACATGAAGTTCAGATTTACCCTTTTCTTTTTGATTTTGTCTGGTTTGATGTTTGTCGGGGAGATGACTTTTAATTTCGATTTGATTAAATTCATCTATACATTGCATAGTGCCGTGCTGGATCGGTCTCTTTTCGTGCTTATTCTGGTCGCTATCGGTTTAGTGACCGATTATATTATCGGCATAAAAAAGAGGAAGGAGCTGGAAAAGGTTGCTGCGTATAATGCCGCAATGAGGGCTGCAAATCAGCTGCTACGTGATCTGATGAACAGCATGGTTATTCTGTCGGCATCAGATTCTGTCCAGCAAGAGTTCGGTGAAGATATTACAGAGATCATGAAAGAAAATATTGAAAAGATGGAAGGTGTGCTTGAGACCCTGACCGGTCTGAAGGAAATTACTCCAGAGATGATCAGGGCAATATCTGAGTCAGCTGAGGAGTGACGGAAACGTACCTTTCAGGATGTCAACAACTCTTATTTTCTACCTTATGCTGATGCTGAAAAAAGAACTACAGGAAATCATCGCGAATGGCGAAAATTCAGGCGTTGAGTTTAAACGTGATCCAGAGTTTATCGTAACAGAGGATTATCTGAAAACGGTGCTGTATAGCAGAGGGGTGCAGTAATCATGAGGAACAACGCATTGATCATCTATCTCATAATTGCAATGTCAGTTCTGTCAGGTTGCGGTCAGAATGAACTTAATCCTTATCAGGCGAAGAAGACGTTTGATGTGATATCTGATTCAGAAGCATCTCAGCGAGACGCAACAAAGTTTTTAGCATATGAGCACTACATTACGGTAGATATCAATGAGGAGGAGCTGACTCCTGCATACAGAAAAGCTGTAGCAGCCTGTGTAGATGATCGGAAAAATAATTGCACAATCCTAGATGCAAAAATTTCGTCAGGAAAATATGCCACAGCACACATAAGGCTGCGGGTAAAGCCAAAAGGAGTCAACAAGATTCTTGAGTCGGTTGCAAACAAGGGTGATGTAGTCGAAGAATCGACGCATGTTGAAGATTTGGCCCTGCCTGTTGCAGACAACGAAAAAAGATTGAAAATGTTAACGAGCCATAGAGACAGGCTTTTGTCTTTACAGGAAAAGGCGGATAATGACATTGAGTCGTTAATAAAAATATCGGAAGAGTTAGCAAAAGTACAGTCTGAGCTTGAAAATGCCCGTGGGAGGAACGCTCATCTGTTACAACGAGTTGATATGGATATTGTAAATGTCACTTTTACAGTTGAGGGGAACCGTTCGTTTTGGACACCTATTGAGCAGTCTTTATCGCGCTTTTTAAGCAGATTTTCCCAGGGGATTTCCAACGTTATTACAGGTCTTGCGTATTTTTTGCCGTGGTTATTTGTTATCATCCCAGCGTTATTTGGTTTTCGATCTTTCTGGCAGAGAAAGAAAAAGATGCGGTGACCCTGTGGTGATGTAGTATTCTAAGAGGTATTGTGAAGGGTAATTTTTTTAATATATTGATTTTTTTTGTCGGTCTGGTCGGAACAATCACCATAGGAAACAGTCTTTACGCCGATCTTATGCAGGTCTTCTATGGGGAACAGGGGAGTTACTGGACCCATAAGGATCAGCCGCTCTCCCTCAAAGAAACGGGAGATGATTTTCAGGTGTTGATCGGAGGGGAGCCCTTGCAGGAGCACTTGGATGGAAAGACTTTTTTCGCTGCTGATGGGGAACTGGTTCCTTATCCTGTTGTTGCCACGGATGTTACCGTGCGAGTGAATAACTGGCCTGACGTGAAGGCGCGGATTCTGACCAAGACCACGTTTACTGGCTTTGTCTTTGGCGTTAATGTCACCTTGATGCTTGTCGGACTGGTGCAGACCTGCCTTCAGAGAAAGAAAAAGGCTGGCAACCACCCGAGAGCCTAAGGGGAAAATATGCTATCTGCCCTGAGAAGATCTTTACAAAGCAAACCCTCGTACTCGGAAATTCAGGCCAATGTGCTGGCAGGCCTGACAGTAGGCGTTATTGCGCTTCCGCTCTCTATGGCCCTGGCGATTGCCAGCGGAGTAGCTCCTCAGCATGGGCTGTACACGGCAATGGTTGCCGGTATTGTCATTTCTCTCACTGGCGGCTCCAAGGTGAATATCTCCGGTCCAACAGCTGCCTTTGTTGTGATCTTGCTGCCTATAGTTCATAAGTTCGGCATCGGGGGCCTGCTGGTCAGCGGCATGATGGCCGGATTAATTTTGATCCTGATGGGAATAGGTAAGCTTGGCAGGTTGATCGAGATAGTCCCCTATCCGGTTACCGTAGGCTTTACCGCAGGTATTGGGGTGGTGATCGGCACGTTTCAGATCAAGGACTTCCTGGGACTAGATGTGGAGTCCATGAGCGGTCACTATTTGGATAAGTTAGCAGCTCTTGTGCAGGCCTTACCTTCGATCAACTTGCAGGAGACCTGTATCGGTGCCTTGACCCTGGCGGTCTTGTTGATTTGGCCGCGATTTCGTTCAAGGGTTCCCAGTCATCTCGTTGCTCTTTTGATCGGAAGCTTGGTTGCTTGGCTGTTGACCCGTTTTTTTTCGGATTTTTCGGTTGCCACTATTGGTACTCGCTTTCATTTTGAGATAAACGGGATAACGGGTAATGGAATACCACCGGTGCTGCCCTCTTTTGAGTGGCCGTGGAATCTGCCCGGTGCAGATGGTAATCCCATAGGATTCAATTTTGCTTTGGTGAGGCTGTTATTTCCTTCGGCAATCACCATCGCTATCCTGGGAGCCCTGGAATCCTTACTCTGTGCTGTGGTTGCCGATGGTATGTCCGGGAAAAAGCATAATCCCAATGATGAGCTCATCGGGCAGGGGATCGGCAATCTGCTTGCGCCCTTATTCGGCGGCATTCCAGCCACTGCTGCCATTGCCCGAACAGCAGCCAATGTCAAGGCTGGCGGAACCATGCCCTTGTCTTCGGTTATTCATGGGCTTTTTATTCTGGTAGCGATTTTACTGCTTGCACCGCTTCTGTCCTATATTCCCATGTCCGCAATGGCCGCCTTATTGCTTATGGTTGCATGGAATATGAGCGAGGCCCGGCATTTTATTCGCACTGTAAAAATAGCACCCAGTGGGGATATCTTCGTCCTTATCACTTGCTTTCTTTTGACGGTACTTTTCGATATGACCGTTGCCGTCGCTGTGGGCATGGGCCTGGCTGCGGTTTTATTTATTCGCAGGACCATCAGTCTGACTCAGACCTCGGCCATTGAAAGCAGCCATGCAGATTATGAGTTGCCTGAGCACACAGCCGTCTATGATATCAATGGTCCCTTGTTCTTCGGTTCCGCCCAGAAGGCCCTGAAAACCATTTCTATGGTACGACCTGATGTGCGGGTCGTGATTCTCGATATGTCGGAGGTTACCATGTTGGACATGAGCGCTATTGTGGCGATGGAATCAATAAGCAATGATTTATCTCTGAGGAATATCGGGCTCATCATCAATGACCTCCAGCCCCGCATGATTTTAAAGCTCAGGCGGGCCGGGATAAAGGCAGAACCGGGCAAATTGGCCTTTTCAGGCTCTCTTGCAGAAAGTTGCCAGGTGGCACGGGAAATGCTTAGCAATAAGTTGGCACCGGTATAATGGATAAGTCTTATTCTCGAATATTCGGATGAACAAGTTATGATTACAAAGATTACCTTGGAAAATTTTTTCAGCTTCAGGCATCCGACAACCATAGAGCTGAATCCTGATATCAATATCTTGTTGGGCATCAACGGCAGCGGAAAATCAAATTTTCTTAAAGCGATTCGACTTCTTTATGAAAGTATTATTGGCAACGGCCTGGAAAAAGTTTTTTTAAAAGAATGGAGTGGATTTAATGCCGTTGCGAATTTTCATGTTGAGGAACAAGATCATATCAAACTTTCATTTGAGTTTGATAAAAGTGCTTTGCAAACTATCAGTCAACAGGAAGGATTTCAGTTTCATTGCAACCCGATTTATGAACTTTCTCTCTATAAAGCAGGAGCGACCGGATATTATCTATCGGAAAGATTATATTCAGCAAATGTGAATCCTGGACAAAAGGATTTTATATATATGGATATGAAAAACGGTCGTGGGGTGATTTCCACTCGGGAAGAAGGGAGTATAAAATTTCAGCAATATCCGCAGGAGAATAAGCAGATTCATTTTAAGCAGACAGAGCCTGTTTTGCGGCAGATTTCCGATCCTGACAGATTCTATCCGTTGTTTACTCTGAAAAAAGCTTTGGAGGAACTTTCTTCATATTATTCTTTTGACACGACGCTCAACAGTCCCATAAGGCAGCCTTCAGGTTATGGAACTGAGAGTAAATTACTGCCGGATGGTCAGAATCTTGTCACACTTCTCAATAACACTAAGAATCACCAAGCCTTTCATTATGATAAGATTGAAGAGGCTATAAAAAAAATTAATCCTTTTTTTAAAGGTATTAACTTTGCTTTTCTCGGTTCTAAATCGTACTTGGTGCTTCGTGAGGAACATCTTGCACAAACTGTTTCCATTGAGCATATTTCCGATGGAACTCTTCGCTATTTGCTTTTGCTGTCTATTTTATTCAATCCGAAGCGGGGTAGTCTTGTCTGTATTGACGAGCCTGAAACAGGTCTTCATCCTGATATGATCAATACAGTAGCAGATGCCATAAAACAAGCCTCGCGAAAAACACAAATGATAATTGCTACACATTCACCTTTGTTGCTCAATTCATTTGATTTAGATGACGTATTAATATTTGAGAAAAATGTTTATAACGAGACAGAGGTGAAGAGTAAATCTTCAGATGAGTTTGACGGATGGATTGATGACTTTCTTGTCGGGCAGGCTTGGTTGCAGGGTCTGATAGGTGGAAAAAGATGGTAGATATTACCATTTATATTGAGGGGGCAGGCAATATAAATGACCCGGCAGCACTGACCACAGATAATAGTGCTGTTTTTCGCGAAAATTTTTATAAATTATTTTCTCAGCAGCTTTTCCCGACGAAATTTAATCTTATGATCAGGCCATTCGGATCAGTAACACAGGCTAGAAAGAGACTGGAATATATAGAAAAGCAAGGGGTGAATGCCGTGCTTTTGATAGATTTAGATGGCCCGAAAGAGAAAAGAGACGAGAGATTGCAACATTATGAGCCGTTTGATACAGAAAAAGTTTTCTTTATGATTCAGGAAATGGAGGCTTGGATACTTTCTCAGCCTGATAAAATTGAAGAGTTTGGAGCAAATGAAGGATTGATAAGGAAAAAAAATGGTCAGGATATCAATAAAAATTCGCTTTTGAAAGGTAAGCACCCGGAGCAGCTTAGCAGGCCGAGTGGAAAACTTGCCACTATATTCAAGCAGTATTTTGATGTTGTAAAAGTCAGAAGGAATAAAGAACGAAAAACGGGCAAACAATATTCAAAGACGAAAGACGGCCCAGAATTGATTGGTTTACTTGAGTTAAATAGGCTGATGAAGTGCTTTGATGAAGCAGAACGGTTGGTCAGTTATGTTAAGAGACAGAGTGAGATTAAATCTGACAGTCGCTGATGCTTGAAAAAAACAGTCATCCAGACTCTAAGGTGGCTGTATATATATCTAAGGATTACAAATGACAACACCGATTAAAAATAAATTCACACCCAACGGCTTTCCTGTCCTCATCGGCTCTTTGCCCCTGAGTGACCATAAGGAGGCCATTGAGCGCATATTCTCCGCAACCCCGGAGATTCCCCTCTGGCCGCAGCTGCCGGGCGATCCCTATGAGGGTATGATGCCTCAGTTTGCTGAGGGCATCCCCTGTATTCGGGAAGAGAACCTGAGCAGCCCGGAAGGGCGCATCCTCTACGATACCAGCGCTGCTGATTTTGAGGAGCAGATGCTGGCCTTTTACGAGGACTACATGGATGTGCAGGAAAACCCAGAGTCTCCGGCTGGGGCCAGATTCAGGGTCAGTCGGGAGCGGGCCGAGGGCCTGTATGCCTTTGCAGAGGCTTTGCGAGCCGATGAGCGCAACAGAACTCTTGCTGCTCTCAAAGGGCAGGTCACTGGTCCCTTTACTATGCTGACTGGGGTGAAAGATGCCCAGGGGCGGGCCGGATATTACGATGACACGGTTCGGGAGATGGTGACCAAGGGTATTGCCATGAAGGCAGCTTGGCAGACCCGTTTTCTGACCTGTTGTCATAAGGTGCCGGTAATTATGTTCATTGACGAGCCTGCTCTGGCAGGGCTGGGGTCATCTGCTTTTATTTCCGTGAATAATGCGGAAATTCAGGGTATACTCAATGAGGTGATTGCATCCATTCACCAGGCTGGTGGGCTGGCTGGTATTCATGTCTGTGCCAATACAGAATGGGAAGTTCTTTTAGAATCAGATATTGACATCCTCAGTTTTGATGCTTACAGCTTTTTTGACAAGTTGGCCGCGTTGACAGATCAGGTACATGCATATCTTGATCGGGGCGGTATTTTTGCCTGGGGCGGTATTCCAACCGGTAAACCTTATGATATTGAAAAGGAAAGTGCTGAATCTTTGACTATGCTCTGGGAACAGCAGGTGAAAAAGCTTATCCGTCCCGACCGCGATCAGGCTGCTCTGCTCCGCCAGACCCTGATAACCCCCAGCTGTGGCACCGGCTCACTCCGTCTGGAGTATGCAGAAAAGGTTCTGCAGCTCACCAAAGATGTGTCTGCAAATTTGCGGGCAAAATACCTCGCATAAAAAGACACACTCCACCCTCCCCTCAGAGAGGGTGGTTTTCCGATACGATACTTACGATGGTAAAGCGATGGTGGAGCAAAACATGCTTTTCACCATCATTGCTTTTATCCCCTTACCCATCGGCTAGGGGGGAAAGCTACTTGTAAAGCGGCGAACAGCTCCTGAAAGGGCATTCGGTGGCTGTTCGCTTATCCCTTATTTAACCAAAAGGAGAGTAATGATTTATACAGAAAGCCAGCAGGAAATTGCAGAACGAATCGATGTCGACGCTTCCAAGGCCATGTGGAAGGACTGGAGATGGCAGGTGAAAAATCGCATTCGTTCCTTACGTCAGCTGGAAGATTTTCTGGACCTTGATTTTGGAGAAGAAAAAAGAAAAAATATCCAACAAACCATAGAGAAATTTCCTCTATCGATTACTCCCTACTATCTCTCACTTATTGATACAGAGAATTTTGAGAATGATCCTGTATTTATGCAGGCCGTTCCGTCTATCAGGGAATTGGATATGTCAAATGAGGATATGTCTGATCCTCTGCATGAGGATGAAGACAGCCCGGTGCCGGGTATTACCCATCGCTACCCGGATAGAGTTCTCTTCTTGGTCAGTAATGTCTGCGCTATGTATTGTCGCCATTGCACCAGGAAACGCAAAGTCGGTGATGTTGATAATATCCCGTCTAAAAAGGCCATTGAGCAGGGGCTGGAATATATCCGAAATACCCCTCAAATTCGTGATGTCCTCCTGAGCGGCGGCGACCCCTTCTTGCTGCCTGATGAGTATCTGGATTATATCCTGACTGAACTGGGAAGAATAGAGCATGTTGAAGTAGTGCGCGTCGGGACTCGTACCCCGGTGGTCCTGCCTTATCGGATTACGGACGAGTTGGTTAGTATGTTGAAAAAACATCAGCCTTTGTGGATTAATACCCACTTCAATCATCCGAGAGAGCTTACCAAATCCGCCCGGTCAGCCTTGGCAAAGCTTGCCGATGCAGGCATCCCCTTGGGTAACCAGTCGGTGCTCCTGTCTGGAGTCAACGACTGCCCCCGAATCATGCGGACCCTGGTTCATAAGCTAGTGGCCAACCGAGTTCGGCCCTATTATCTCTACCAGTGTGATCTCTCAGAAGGATTGAGTCATTTCCGTACCCCGGTGGGGAAGGGGATTGAGATTATCGAGAGTATGATTGGACATACCAGCGGTTTCAGCGTCCCCACCTATGTTATCGACGCGCCTGGAGGCGGCGGCAAGATACCCATCATGCCAAACTACCTTATTTCCTGGTCCACAAATAAGGTTGTGCTGCGTAATTATGAAGGCGTCATTACCACCTATAAGGAGCCAGATTCTTACGAACCTGTTTTTTGTGATCGCAACTGCGATAAATGTGAGCTCCAGTTACCCCTGGAAGGGGCGACAGAGTATCGGGCAGTGGGCGTGAAAAAGCTTCTGGCTGACTATAATGATATCATTTCCCTCGTGCCGCAGCATACTGAGCGGCTGGAGAAGAGGGAGGAGCATGTCTAAGAAAGATACTGTTGAGGAGTATCAGGGCAGCACCATCCAGCACGGGCCGTATAATGATCGCATTTATCTTATGCGGCTCGCCGAGCAGTCTCCGGCAGATTTTCCCCAGCAGCTGGTTCAGTTGGCAGAACAGAAAGGCTATTCCAAGATTTTTGCTAAGGTGCCGGAGTATGCGGCGGCTGTTTTTTTTCAGGCTGGTTTTGCGCAAGAGGCGGAAATTCCCGGTTTCTTTTCCGGCAGAACAGGAGCTTTGTTTATGGGCTATTATTTGAATAATGCTCGTCAGCAAGAAGATGATGTTGCGGGACTGGAAAATATCCTGCATATTGCCCAGGATAAGCAGAAAACAGTGGTACCTCCTCCTGATGCTGGCTTTTGTTTGCGTTCCTGTCAGCAGGATGATGTCCCCGCAATGGCGGCAATTTATCGTCAGACCTTTGCCTCCTATCCCTTTCCCATCCATGATGCCGGGTATCTGCTGGAGACCATGCAGAGCCATGTGGCCTATTTTGGTGCGGAAAGCAAGGGCGAGCTTACAGCTCTGTCCTCGGCAGAGATGGACAGAGAGGCGGCTAATGTGGAGATGACCGATTTTGCCACCTTGCCGGAGCAGGCAGGACATAATCTTTCCTTCCACCTTTTGCAGCGGATGGAAAGGGCCATGCAGGAGGAAAATATCCGCACTGCCTATACCATTGCCCGTGCTGCGTCCCCGGCCATGAACATCACCTTTGCCAGGGCCGGGTACAAGTTTGCCGGGCGCTTGAAAAACAATACCAATATCTCCGGCAAGATTGAGAGCATGAATGTGTGGTATAAACCGCTTGTTCAGCCGTCGGAAACAATCATAACCCATTAGTGCGATACATGGATAATACGAATCAACTCCTTAAGCAGCGACGTGAAAAAGCGGAAACACTGGCCGATGCCGGGGTTAATCTTTTTAGCAACGATTTTAAAAATCCCCAGCCGGTGAAGGAAATCCTGCCTTTAGCCGAGAGTTTGGAGCCGGAAACCCATGCCCCAGATGAAGTGGTGTACCGGGTGGCTGGTCGCGTTATGTCTTTGCGGAAGTTTGGTAAGGCTGCTTTTTTTCATGTTCAGGACGAAACCGGACGGATGCAGGTCTATGCCCGCCGGGATCTGCTGGATGAGGAGTTTCAGCTTTTTAAGAAATGGGATGTGGGCGATATTGTCGGGGTTGAGGGCAAATTGTTCAAGACCAAGACCGGTGAGCCTTCCCTGGAGGCCTCGCACCTGCACATGATCACCAAGTCTCTGCGTCCTCTGCCGGAGAAATTCCACGGGCTCACTGACGTAGAGACCCGCTATCGCCAGCGTTATGTAGATTTGATTGTCAATCCTGAGGTGCGGGACACCTTTCGCAAGCGGGTGGAGATTATCCGTTTGATGCGGGAATTCCTCACCGAGCGGGGCTTCATGGAGGTGGAAACCCCGATGATGCAGCCAGTGCCTGGTGGTGCCACGGCCAAGCCTTTCAAGACCCATCATAATGCCCTGGATATGGATCTTTTTCTCCGTATTGCGCCGGAACTCTATCTCAAGCGTCTCCTGGTGGGCGGCTTTGAGCGGGTTTTTGAGATCAACCGGAACTTCCGCAATGAGGGCCTTTCCACTCGTCATAACCCAGAATTCACCATGTTGGAGTTCTATCAGTCTTATGCTACCTATGAGGATCTGATTGACCTGACCGAGGAGATGATTTCCACCATCGCGACCAAGGTTTGTGGTTCGGCGGAGATTGTTTATCAGGGCATTCCGGTGAATTTGGCTCCTCCTTGGAAACGCTACACAATGGATGAGGCTCTGGTGGAAGTGGGCGGTATTGACCCTGAGTTGCTCAAGGATGATGCCACCATTATGGGGCTGGCTAAGAAGCACGGGATTAAGCTTCAGCCTGATGCTGGTCCGGGAAAGGCCAAGACCGAGCTGTTCGAGCTACTGGTGGAAGAAAAGCTTATTGATCCCACCTTTATTACGGCCTATCCGGCAGAGGTTTCTCCGCTGGCACGCCGCAATGAGGAAGACCCGAGCATCACTGATCGCTTTGAGCTGTTCATCACCGGTCGGGAGCTGGCCAATGCTTTTTCCGAGCTGAACGATCCTATTGATCAGCACGAGCGCTTTGCCAAGCAGATTGACGAGCGCGGCGATGATGAGGAGATTCATCCTGAGCTGGATGCGGATTATGTTCGGGCCTTGGAATACGGGATGCCGGCAGCAGCTGGAGAGGGGATCGGTATTGATCGCCTGGTGATGCTGCTCACGGATTCGCCGTCCATCCGGGACGTGATTCTCTTTCCCCATCTCAAGGCTGAGGTCCCTGCTGAGCCGAAGAAGAAAAAGAAGAAGTAAGCAGTATTTTCACCTGATCTTAGATCCCTCCTCTTCGGGGAGGGATAACGTAACACGAAGATTTATCGGGGCTGCTGGTCAGCCAGCCCGACCACTTTCATATAGCCAGCTTCAATGTCTCAATGAGTGAAGAAAGAACAAAAGAAATAATTGAACTTGTCCGATCCTTTGGTACCCGTTATCTCAACGAGGAACTGACAGCCTGCACAAGACGATTATGCATTGCATTAGCTCAGAATCGTAAGTTGACAATCACTCGTGGAAAGAAAGAGATTTGGGCTGCTTCAATTGTCTATGTGATAGCCCGAGCGAATTTTCTTTTTGATAAGGAAAATGAAAATTTTCTGACCGCTGATGTGATATGTGATTTTTTCGGCACCAATAAGACAACGACTGCCAATAAGGCCACAGTTATTGAAAAAGCGCTGAATATTTCTCATGCTGACAAGAGGTTCTGTACCGAAGAGATTATCGACTCCCTTTCCTTTGTCATGACCAAGGATGGCTTTATTCTTCCGAAAAAAGTAGTAGAGAGCAAGATTGAGTCCTTGGTTGACGAAGTCATTTATGAAATGGCGGACGAGGAGGAATCCAGGGAAATTGAGCAGTTCATGGCTGAACAGAAAAAACAGGAAGAAGCGGCTGCTCAGGCCAAAAAAGAACGTCGGGCTGAAATAAACCGAGAGATTGCTGAAAAGAAGAGGAAGAAAAAGGAAGAAGAACAGGTTCAAAAGGTAGGACGACAACTCAAGCTCTGGTGATGTTGCTCATCGATTCACCGTCCATCCTCGACGTGATTCTCTTTCCGCATCTGAAGACTGAGGTGGTTGCGGAGACGAAGAAGAAAAAGAAGAAGAGTTGAGCAGGCTCTTCCATTTCACAAATAAAGATGATCAGCCCGGTTTACACCCTGCCGGGCTGATCATGTGTTTTTTTATCCCCGCCCTCTCTGCACTTTTCCCTTCATGCTGTTTCGTTTCTGGTTTTTCTTAATGAGAAAGTTGATATATTCGCTGAAATCCTGGTTGTCCGGCAAGGGATAATTGCGTGGATCGTAGGGCTGGTCACTCGGTTCAATCAGTTCCTCAAAGC is drawn from Candidatus Electrothrix aestuarii and contains these coding sequences:
- a CDS encoding DUF6398 domain-containing protein — protein: MSEERTKEIIELVRSFGTRYLNEELTACTRRLCIALAQNRKLTITRGKKEIWAASIVYVIARANFLFDKENENFLTADVICDFFGTNKTTTANKATVIEKALNISHADKRFCTEEIIDSLSFVMTKDGFILPKKVVESKIESLVDEVIYEMADEEESREIEQFMAEQKKQEEAAAQAKKERRAEINREIAEKKRKKKEEEQVQKVGRQLKLW
- the lysS gene encoding lysine--tRNA ligase, which gives rise to MDNTNQLLKQRREKAETLADAGVNLFSNDFKNPQPVKEILPLAESLEPETHAPDEVVYRVAGRVMSLRKFGKAAFFHVQDETGRMQVYARRDLLDEEFQLFKKWDVGDIVGVEGKLFKTKTGEPSLEASHLHMITKSLRPLPEKFHGLTDVETRYRQRYVDLIVNPEVRDTFRKRVEIIRLMREFLTERGFMEVETPMMQPVPGGATAKPFKTHHNALDMDLFLRIAPELYLKRLLVGGFERVFEINRNFRNEGLSTRHNPEFTMLEFYQSYATYEDLIDLTEEMISTIATKVCGSAEIVYQGIPVNLAPPWKRYTMDEALVEVGGIDPELLKDDATIMGLAKKHGIKLQPDAGPGKAKTELFELLVEEKLIDPTFITAYPAEVSPLARRNEEDPSITDRFELFITGRELANAFSELNDPIDQHERFAKQIDERGDDEEIHPELDADYVRALEYGMPAAAGEGIGIDRLVMLLTDSPSIRDVILFPHLKAEVPAEPKKKKKK